In Spirochaeta lutea, the sequence GCGCCCGGTTGGGAGCGATGACGCGAACGCGTCGGAGCGGAGTGTCGCCAGGCTTTTTTTGTCCTGAAACCCTCAGGACAAAAAAAAGCCTGGGAACCTCAAGCCCCAGGCAACGGCCTGGGGCGGAATCGAAGCGGCAGCTCAGCTGACGCGGAGAAGGCTTTTTCTTTTTTGGGCCCGTATGGGCCTTAAAAGAAAAAGGGTCCCTGGCGACGACCGTGAAAGGGGTGTACCGGAGCCTGAGGGCGAGGAACACCGTGAAGGCAGTGAAGGCGCGAAGAGCGCATGAGGGGAGTGTGCTTTGCCTTGCTTACCTCGGCGTGGAGCCGGGCTGGAGGCTGGGTGATCGAGAGTTGCAAATCTCGGGTAAAACGGCTATTCTGTAACTATTACGGAGGATTCGAATGGCTGAAAGACAATTACAACTTGTGACCTTCCAGTTGGGCCAGGAAAGCTACGGCATTGATATAATGGACGTGGAGGGTATTGTTAAGATTGAAGAGATCCGTGACATTCCGAATGCTCCATCCTATGTTGAAGGGATATTTAACCTCCGGGGTGAGATCATCCCTGTGATAAATCTTCATAAACGTTTTCACCTGACTCGCTTGGAGATGACCGAAGAAGATGAATTATTGAGTGGATTCATTATCATCAGCCTGGATGATATGCAATTGGCGGTGATTATTGATAAGGTTTCCCGGGTGGTAACCATTGATCTAGATGAAATACAGCCGCCTCCCCAAATGTTGACGGGTATCGGTGCGGAATATATCCAAGGGGTTGTGAATCGTGATGATTCGTATCTCATAATTCTGGATATTCGAAGAATGTTTAACGTTCGTGAGTTGCAAGCCCTCGAGACGATAGCATAGAAATCACCCTAAAAACAAAGCCTTCCAAAAAAAGAAAGAGAATGTGAATGTCCATACCTGTATTTAGGCCTTCCATAAAACGAAAAGACATGGATTCGGTGTTGAGCTGCATGGTGAGTGATCAACTGTGGCCCGGGCAACAGAATGAAGAGTTGATTACCGCGTTATTAGAGCTATTGGATGCAGATGGTGGTGCAGCGCTGCGAGAACCTGTCACCGCGTACAAGGCTGTGTTTCACGCTCTCTCCTTGGAAGATCGGCCGAAGGTAGCTCTTTCCGTATTATCCTCGGTATCGTTATACAGGGCTATATGTGAGTCTGGCCTGGAACCTGTTTTCCTTGATGTGGACCAGGGATCCGGCCTGGTGGAGGAACAGGTCCTGAAGGATCTTTCCCAAGACCCGAGTATTGGTGCGCTAATAGTGAACACCCCGTTAGGCTTTGTTCCCTCCTATGAGGTTCTGCGGGATCTATCGATCCCCATAATTGAGGATATTTCCCAAGGAATTGGCGGTAGGTATACTGATGATGTACCGGTGGGGGGTATTGGTGATTTTATAATGGTGGGGATGGAGCCCGAGGATGTCATCACTGCTGGCGGTGGGATGGTTGTACTATCCCGCGACAAAAAGCAGACTAAGGCGTTGACGGATGCTGTGTCTGATCTCCCCCAAGAACTCTATTTGTCTGATATGAGCGCCGCCCTTGGCCGAACACAGGTTAAGGAGTTGAAAGGCTTTATTGAGAAACGACGGGAGCTTTTTGAGACCTACATTCGTGCCAGTATGCGAAGCCACCATTCTACCCTGCACCAGCCCGGAGAATCATTGTATGTACCTTATGGGTTTCCGGTGGTAGTTAGGGGTGGTATGAATGAGCCTATTCAGTATGCCAGGAAAAAGGGCGTTGAGACCCAACCTGCGTATCTTCATTCCATATATCAGTTTCTGGCTGAGAAGGAAGTTCTTTCCGAAGAAGAAAAGGAAGCCTTGCCGAGAAAATTCCCTGGGGCATCGGCCTTGCAGCTTTCAACCCTGTTGTTTCCCTTATATCCAGCCTTAACGGGTAAGGAATTTGAAATTATCCAGAAGGTACTGGTTACGTTGCCCTGACATATCCGGTTGGTCTAGGGTATTGTACGCCGTGGGTACTGGGGTATAGGAAGCTCACTTTACAGCGTCGAAACTGAGGGATATAGTTAGGACAATGCTCAATTCTGAAACCTGTAAAAATGTACTGATAATAGCAAATTTGCAAAAAGCAGAGGCTGAGACTATAGCTCAGGAAATCCAATCCTTTCTTGAGAGTCGTGGTATATCTGTCCGGCTCTTCGGTTTCAAAGGGCCGTCAAAAATTCCCCATTATGAATGTATTGATTTAGCTATTACCCTGGGTGGCGACGGCACGGTATTATTTGCAGCACGGTCATTAGTGGATGAGCAGGTACCTATTCTTCCAATAAATCTTGGGAATTTCGGTTTTATAACCGAGGTCGGAAAAGATGATTGGCACGAGGATCTTGATTCCTTTTTACAAGGACGGTTGACCCTTGGGTACCGGAATATGCTGTCCATAGAGGTTGTCCGAAAAAAACAGGTCGTATTTGAAGCAAAAGCCCTAAATGACGTGGTAATTTCTGGAGCAGGCATTTCGAAAATCCTGAATCTCGGCGTAGCGCTCACCCAGACCCAATTAGGGCAGTATCGGGCCGATGGGATTATAGTGGCAACACCTACCGGGTCGACAGCGTACAGTGCTGCCGCTGGGGGACCGATCCTGACTCCAGAATTGGATGCAATGATCTTGAATCCTATCTGTCCGTTTACACTGAGTCACCGACCCCTTGTATTGCCCGGGAATGAGGTGGTTACGGTTCTTGTGGAAGAGGGACAGCGGACGGATGTCATCCTGACCTTGGATGGGCAGCTTGATTGTGCCCTCCAGATTGGGGACCGGGTAAGAATTACCAGGAATGAGAAACGAGTTAAAATACTTTTTTCAGGGAAACGAAACTTTTATGAGGTGTTGCGATCGAAGCTGAATTGGTCGGGAGGGCCTGATGCTTGAAGAATTGTATGTCAAGAATTTTGCTCTCATTGAGGAGGTTCACCTGACTCTCCAAGAGGGATTCACGTGCTTCACCGGTGAAACGGGTGCCGGAAAATCTATCTTAGCTGGTGCCCTCGGATTATTATCGGGAAGCAGGGGAACGGTTGATCAGATTAGGACCGGAGCAGAAGAGGCTGTAGTATCGGGAACATTCGGTGTATCAGATGATCCGAGTATCCTTGAATGGTTAGAAAATCATGGAATACCCTTTGATGACTCCAAGACCGTGATTATTCGACGGCTCTTACGCCGGTCTGGCAAGAGTATGGCCTACATCCAGAATATTCCTACACCGGTTAAGGATCTCACGGAATTTAGCTCCCTTCTATTTGATATGCATGGACAGCATGAGCATCAGAGTCTCTTTGACACCGCATTTCATCGCAGGTATCTGGATAATTTTGGCGGACATGATCACGAGGTACGAAGCTTCGCTATAAAGTTTAGCCAATTAAGTAGTGCTAAAAAGCGCTACGATGCCATGGTTGATGATGCCCAGGAGCGGGAGCGCGAGAAGGAGCTCTTAGCCTACGCTATTGAAGAGATTGATGCTGCCTCACTTCAGCCCCAGGAGGACGAGGAGCTGGAGAAAGAGCGGCAACGCCTCGGGTCAGCTGAAGAACTGCGTAGTCTGACCGAGCAATCCTATGAGGCTTTGCACGAATCTGAGATCGGCATTTTAGGGATATTGTATCGGGTCAAGCAAAACCTACAGCGGATTGTAGGCATGGATACGGATCAGCAAGAACTATCGAAACGGGTTGCAGAGCTTTATTATGAGCTTGAAGATGTAGGACAGGCGATAGGGCATTATAAGGATGGTATTCTCTTTGATCCCGCCCGGTTAGAATGGGTGGAGGAGAGGCTTGATGTCTTGTATCGGTTAAAGAAGAAGTACGGCCCAGAGTTGAGTGATATTCTTGCGTATCGCCAGCAGGCTGAAGATAATCTCGCCCAACTGGAAAACTTTGATGAAAACCGGGAAGCCCTATTGGATCAAATCAAGACTATGGAAAAGGATGTTCTCAGTCTTGCCTCCGAGCTTACAAAAAAACGAAAGACATCTGCGGTCGACATGGAAAAAGAAGTGTCGGGAATTCTCTCAGAATTAAAAATGGGGAAGATCCGGTTTGCTGTGCAGGTTTCACAACGAAAATCGGAGCGGGGTACTCCCTTATGCGGCCTATACGGGGCTGACGAGGTTGAGTTTCTCTTATCTTCGAACCCCGGGGAGCCCCTAAAGCCTATACGGTCCATCGCTTCCGGCGGAGAGATCTCCCGGGTTATGTTGGCAATTAAGTCAGTTTTATCTCAGACAGATAATATCGGGACACTTATTTTTGATGAAATTGATACCGGTATCGGGGGTGAGGTTGCAGTGGCAATTGGCGAATACTTTTCTAAAATTGGACGATTTCGGCAACTGCTCTCTATTACACATCTTGCAAGTATCGCTGTTCGAGCCGATAATCATATCATGATCCAAAAAGTAGAACATAACGACCGAACCTATACGGAGGCAAATCGGATTACCGGGGATGAACGGGTACAGGAAATTGCCCGAATGCTTTCGGGGTTTGCAGAGCGGGATATATCGTTGGATCATGCTAGAAGGCTTTTACAGCAGTATCACCAGAAATTTTAGGGGGGGATATGGGAAAGATAAGTACCGAGGCAAAAAATACCTATGCTGAAAAGGTTAGAGGGTATAAGCAAGAGATTGAACAGATACTCTCTCGGGAAAAAAATATCCTTCAGGTGGTGGAGCGTGATCAGCAGGGCCGAGAATACAAGCTCATTGCTCTTGCCGAGGAGCGGGCGAATCTTGCATCTTTATACCTGTTGTTAAACCGTATCAGTATTGCCCTCCTTGGTATGAAAAGTGAGCCGTTTTTAAACGATGCCCGGAAAAGCTGTTACGAGGCAATAATCCATCTGGAGAATGTTGTGACGGGCCGAATTGATGCCCCCTTCTCAGATTATGAGCAGGCCCATGAGGCTATCGAGGGGTTTACCGATCCCGAACGGTATGATTTGGTTCGTAAAATTGGGTTGACCATTCAGGGGGTAGAACGTGGGTTTGGGGACAACTCAAAATGGAAATGGTCGTTTGTTGAGCTGGAAGGTCGGTTTGCAGCGGTTTCTAAGAATATTATCAATCTGAAATCGGTAGTCGCTGGTTTGGATCCCCGGGTTGATGGGTATCGGGAACGGTTAAAACTCTTAAATCTGGCGAAGAGGTGGCTGATGATTGCGGCGGATCGTTATCGGGAGAAATACGAGCTTTCTACTACAAGAATTGATGATTTTAAAACGGCTATTGCGTTTCTGGCTGCGTTGCGACGTCTTCATATGATGCTTGGTGAGAATGATCAAGCCGAACAAATTCGAAAAAAGGCCGATGTCTGGAAAGCCAAGATGGAGGATGATGAGAAGAGGCTGCAAAACAGCGGTTCTCAGAAACCCGGGTAATCCATCTCTGTATAACTACAATAGGAAGGAAGAACCCTTTCTTAGTCTTTGGCAACCATCAGGTACGGTGTAACGCGAAGTGACTTTTCCTTTGCTATTCGTAGTATTCTCATGTAGTATCTGGGTTTATGGGAAAGCTGTTTGCGCGGATAGTGTTCATCTGCTTGATTCTTAGCTTGATTGCTGTTTTTTTTCTCATTCCCCAGAAGGCTGGGAAGGAGCTCTATTACACCCACCAGTGGATTTCCGAAGAGTCTCAATTGTTCGGCCGATTACCAGGGCAGGGTGGTGGTGAAGCCAGGTATTTTCTGCGTGGTCAGCTAGGTTCCGGAATCCTTGATATCAGCGGCTCAGACATTCACTGGTTCCCCCGATCCACCGTCCTGGCCGGGTCCGGTGACACCGTTGTGCTTTCCGGAATTGATGACTCGGAATATTTGGTTTTTTCTAGAGATACCGGTACAGTCCATACTGTGGCCAATGGGGGTATTCCGTTTATTACCGGGTCCTGGAACCTGTTTCTCCAAGAGGATTATCTGGGGCTCTCTGTGGCTGATTCAAGTTTCTCTTCCGTCAGTGGAAAACTCTCCTGGGCAGCGAGATTAACAGCGCTTTCACCCAAGGATTCCATGCTGGCCATAGGGTTCATGGACGGAGCGGTATGGTTGCTCCAACGTTCAGGAGATGGGCCGGCAGATACCGATCCTGGAGGCGGTCGGCGAAGTGAACCCATTTCCGATACGCCACCAGGAGCAGCTCCTGATGGGTTCTCCATTAGGGTAACTGGACGATTTAGGTATCCCGCCCCTATCCGGGGTTTGGCATGGT encodes:
- a CDS encoding chemotaxis protein CheW, coding for MAERQLQLVTFQLGQESYGIDIMDVEGIVKIEEIRDIPNAPSYVEGIFNLRGEIIPVINLHKRFHLTRLEMTEEDELLSGFIIISLDDMQLAVIIDKVSRVVTIDLDEIQPPPQMLTGIGAEYIQGVVNRDDSYLIILDIRRMFNVRELQALETIA
- a CDS encoding DegT/DnrJ/EryC1/StrS family aminotransferase, producing MSIPVFRPSIKRKDMDSVLSCMVSDQLWPGQQNEELITALLELLDADGGAALREPVTAYKAVFHALSLEDRPKVALSVLSSVSLYRAICESGLEPVFLDVDQGSGLVEEQVLKDLSQDPSIGALIVNTPLGFVPSYEVLRDLSIPIIEDISQGIGGRYTDDVPVGGIGDFIMVGMEPEDVITAGGGMVVLSRDKKQTKALTDAVSDLPQELYLSDMSAALGRTQVKELKGFIEKRRELFETYIRASMRSHHSTLHQPGESLYVPYGFPVVVRGGMNEPIQYARKKGVETQPAYLHSIYQFLAEKEVLSEEEKEALPRKFPGASALQLSTLLFPLYPALTGKEFEIIQKVLVTLP
- a CDS encoding NAD(+)/NADH kinase, with product MLNSETCKNVLIIANLQKAEAETIAQEIQSFLESRGISVRLFGFKGPSKIPHYECIDLAITLGGDGTVLFAARSLVDEQVPILPINLGNFGFITEVGKDDWHEDLDSFLQGRLTLGYRNMLSIEVVRKKQVVFEAKALNDVVISGAGISKILNLGVALTQTQLGQYRADGIIVATPTGSTAYSAAAGGPILTPELDAMILNPICPFTLSHRPLVLPGNEVVTVLVEEGQRTDVILTLDGQLDCALQIGDRVRITRNEKRVKILFSGKRNFYEVLRSKLNWSGGPDA
- the recN gene encoding DNA repair protein RecN, giving the protein MLEELYVKNFALIEEVHLTLQEGFTCFTGETGAGKSILAGALGLLSGSRGTVDQIRTGAEEAVVSGTFGVSDDPSILEWLENHGIPFDDSKTVIIRRLLRRSGKSMAYIQNIPTPVKDLTEFSSLLFDMHGQHEHQSLFDTAFHRRYLDNFGGHDHEVRSFAIKFSQLSSAKKRYDAMVDDAQEREREKELLAYAIEEIDAASLQPQEDEELEKERQRLGSAEELRSLTEQSYEALHESEIGILGILYRVKQNLQRIVGMDTDQQELSKRVAELYYELEDVGQAIGHYKDGILFDPARLEWVEERLDVLYRLKKKYGPELSDILAYRQQAEDNLAQLENFDENREALLDQIKTMEKDVLSLASELTKKRKTSAVDMEKEVSGILSELKMGKIRFAVQVSQRKSERGTPLCGLYGADEVEFLLSSNPGEPLKPIRSIASGGEISRVMLAIKSVLSQTDNIGTLIFDEIDTGIGGEVAVAIGEYFSKIGRFRQLLSITHLASIAVRADNHIMIQKVEHNDRTYTEANRITGDERVQEIARMLSGFAERDISLDHARRLLQQYHQKF